In Oryza sativa Japonica Group chromosome 2, ASM3414082v1, the following are encoded in one genomic region:
- the LOC4330370 gene encoding uncharacterized protein has translation MAAAAAYPTAATLPPRRAPPPSLRPSPPLSWSASIAHLALSPPPVPSNRASLVVRAAWTRRSRKEAEERPNRKSWKQRTDMYMRPFLLNVFFSKRFVHAKVVHRGTSKVISVASTNAKDLRTTLPSLVDDNACRTIGRLIAERSMDADVFAMSYEPKKNERIEGKLGIVIDTIKEHGIIFV, from the coding sequence atggccgccgccgccgcgtaccccaccgccgccactctcCCCCCGCGCCGCGCACCTCCGCCCTCTctccggccgtcgccgccgctctcgtggTCCGCCTCCATCGCCCACCTcgcgctctcgccgccgcccgtgcccagCAACCGCGCGTCCCTGGTGGTGCGCGCGGCGTGGACGCGGCGGTCGCggaaggaggcggaggagaggccCAACCGCAAGTCGTGGAAGCAGCGCACGGACATGTACATGCGGCCGTTCCTGCTCAACGTCTTCTTCTCCAAGCGCTTCGTCCACGCCAAGGTCGTGCACAGGGGCACCAGCAAGGTCATCTCCGTCGCCAGCACCAACGCCAAGGACCTCAGGACCACGCTGCCCTCCCTCGTCGACGACAACGCCTGCAGGACCATCGGCCGCCTCATCGCCGAGAGGTCCATggacgccgacgtcttcgccatGTCCTACGAGCCCAAGAAGAACGAGAGGATCGAGGGGAAGCTTGGCATCGTCATCGACACCATTAAGGAGCACGGCATTATATTTGTTTAG